A genomic segment from Malus domestica chromosome 05, GDT2T_hap1 encodes:
- the LOC103434424 gene encoding NADH-ubiquinone oxidoreductase 20.9 kDa subunit, whose amino-acid sequence MNTDITASTKPEYPVIDRNPPFTTVVGNFSILDYFRFATITGVSVTVGYLSGIKPGIRGPSMVTGGLIGVMGGFMYAYQNSAGRLMGFFPNDDEVARYKK is encoded by the exons ATGAACACAGACATCACAGCGTCGACGAAGCCCGAGTACCCGGTCATAGATCGGAACCCTCCATTCACCACCGTCGTCGGCAACTTCAGCATCCTCGACTACTTCCGCTTCGCCACCATCACCGGCGTATCCGTCACCGTCGGCTACCTCTCCG GGATTAAGCCGGGGATTAGAGGGCCGTCAATGGTGACCGGAGGTCTGATTGGGGTAATGGGCGGATTCATGTACGCTTATCAGAACTCGGCGGGACGCCTCATGGGCTTTTTCCCCAACGACGATGAGGTAGCTCGTTAcaagaaatga
- the LOC103434423 gene encoding protein NAR1: MSEKFSATLRIGDLNDFIAPSQGCIVSGLKASSTKPSAKPEVSTSGKQVKTEPVKISLKDCLACSGCVTSAETVMLEKQSLDEFLLNIDKGKAVIVSLSPQSRASLAVYFEISPLQVFRKLTTFFKSLGVKAIFDTSTSRDLTLVESCNEFISRYKQSQLSDDEGHQSSLPMISSACPGWICYAEKQLGSYVLPYISSVKSPQQTIGVIVKNHVCQKMGLRPADVYHVTVMPCYDKKLEASRDDFVFEVDQSENNENEGLRVPEVDSVLTSGEVLDLIQLKGVDFKGLEESPLDNMLTNFNEGHLFGVHGSSGGYAETIFIYAAKVLFGREIKGPIDFKTVKNSDFQEVTLEVDGKTLLKFALCYGFRNLQNVVRKIKIGKCDYHFLEIMACPSGCLNGGGQIKPQPGQSPKELIQLLQAAYMENVLVADPFGNPLVQNLYDEWLEHPGSEKAKRLFHTEYHPIVKSLTSQLHNW, encoded by the exons ATGTCAGAGAAGTTCTCGGCGACGCTTCGAATCGGAGATCTCAACGATTTCATTGCACCGTCCCAGGGATGCATAGTCTCAGGCCTCAAAGCCTCCTCAACCAAGCCCTCTGCCAAGCCTGAG GTTTCAACTTCTGGCAAGCAAGTGAAAACAGAACCGGTTAAAATTTCACTCAAAGATTGCTTAGCATGCAG TGGTTGCGTAACTTCAGCGGAGACAGTTATGTTGGAGAAGCAAAGTTTGGATGAGTTTCTTCTCAATATTGACAAAGGAAAAGCTGTCATTGTCTCCCTATCTCCCCAATCAAGAGCTTCACTTGCCGTTTATTTTGAAATTTCTCCGCTTCAG GTTTTTAGGAAACTCACAACATTTTTTAAGTCCTTGGGTGTAAAGGCTATATTTGACACAAGTACCAGTAGGGATTTAACTCTTGTTGAATCTTGTAACGAGTTCATCTCAAGGTACAAACAAAGCCAGTTATCTGATGATGAAGGGCATCAATCTTCCTTGCCTATGATTTCATCAGCATGCCcag GTTGGATATGCTATGCCGAAAAACAACTTGGATCCTATGTTCTGCCTTATATTTCATCAGTGAAGAGTCCCCAGCAAACAATTGGAGTTATTGTTAAAAATCATGTATGCCAAAAAATGGGTCTTAG GCCAGCTGATGTTTACCATGTAACTGTGATGCCTTGTTATGATAAAAAGCTTGAGGCTTCACGTGATGACTTCGTTTTTGAAGTCGATCAATCCGAAAATAATGAGAATGAAGGTCTTAGGGTTCCAGAGGTAGATTCGGTGTTGACATCCGGGGAAGTTTTAGACCTGATACAG TTGAAGGGAGTAGATTTCAAGGGCTTAGAAGAGTCTCCACTAGATAACAT GTTGACAAATTTTAATGAAGGGCATCTTTTTGGGGTCCATGGAAGCTCAGGGGGTTATGCGGAGACAATTTTCATTTATGCTGCTAAAGTGCTCTTTGGAAGAGAAATCAAGGGCCCTATTGATTTCAAAACAGTTAAAAATTCAGACTTCCAAGAAGTGACTTTGGAA GTGGACGGGAAGACTCTGTTGAAATTTGCACTCTGTTATGGCTTCCGTAACCTGCAAAATGTtgtcaggaaaatcaaaattgGAAAATGCGATTATCATTTTCTAGAGATCATGGCATGCCCTTCAG GTTGCTTGAATGGTGGAGGACAGATTAAGCCACAGCCCGGACAATCCCCAAAGGAGTTGATTCAGTTATTACAAGCAGCTTATATGGAAAAT GTCTTGGTTGCTGATCCTTTTGGAAATCCTTTGGTGCAAAACTTGTACGATGAGTGGCTTGAGCATCCTGGCTCAGAGAAAGCTAAGCGACTCTTTCACACAGAGTACCACCCTATCGTGAAAAGTCTAACTTCTCAGTTGCACAATTGGTAA
- the LOC103434562 gene encoding uncharacterized protein, whose translation MDRENPETTVVHSSIALLQERFRELQRVKAMREEREISRMLALSSDSEPKQFTVMNRNPSMHNEPTRARLFFHLDHLVHGCGTSASGASLSLWPTLQSKHEDCPHGKTETPLLINLWPTFRDTTSLKTCPNTFEDSDPNSDSDVDTSLHL comes from the coding sequence ATGGATAGAGAAAACCCCGAAACGACTGTCGTTCATTCCTCCATAGCTCTACTGCAGGAAAGGTTTAGAGAGCTGCAGAGAGTGAAGGCaatgagagaggagagagagatttcGAGAATGCTAGCTCTATCCTCCGACTCCGAACCAAAGCAGTTCACGGTGATGAATAGAAATCCCTCCATGCATAACGAGCCGACAAGGGCAAGGTTGTTTTTCCACCTTGATCATCTTGTCCACGGTTGTGGAACGTCGGCATCCGGAGCTTCCCTTTCCCTGTGGCCAACGTTGCAGAGCAAGCATGAGGACTGTCCTCATGGGAAGACTGAGACACCGCTTTTGATCAACTTATGGCCAACTTTCAGAGACACCACCTCGTTAAAAACTTGTCCAAACACATTTGAAGACTCGGATCCTAATTCTGACTCTGATGTAGATACTTCTCTTCATCTGTAA